The following proteins are co-located in the Colletotrichum lupini chromosome 4, complete sequence genome:
- a CDS encoding AIG2-like family protein, translating into MSGSHTAFFYGTLMEPKVFFTVVQGNGNPPQAIKDLYTFTPALLHDHTRHRVQLADYPGMIPEAGGSVLGIYATGLTDANVLKLDFFEGSEYEKKMVTVKVRSGGGASAGAGGGTEQKEEDKQAMAYIYKRPENLERVEWSFEEFRRDKMHVWTRESYVFEGCDDYAEFEKVEKEDANGHEEKDDVAK; encoded by the exons ATGAGTGGATCACACACAGCCTTCTTCTATG GCACTCTG ATGGAGCCCAAGGTCTTCTTCACAGTCGTCCAAGGCAACGGCAATCCGCCCCAGGCAATCAAGGATCTCTACACATTCACCCCCGCCCTCCTGCACGACCACACCCGCCACCGTGTCCAGCTCGCCGACTACCCGGGCATGATCCCCGAAGCCGGCGGCTCCGTCCTCGGCATCTACGCGACGGGCCTCACGGACGCCAACGTCCTCAAGCTCGACTTTTTCGAGGGCTCCGAGTACGAGAAGAAGATGGTCACCGTCAAGGTccgcagcggcggcggtgccAGTGCTGGTGCCGGTGGTGGTACGGAGCAGAAGGAAGAGGACAAGCAGGCCATGGCTTACATCTACAAGCGCCCGGAGAACCTGGAGCGCGTGGAGTGGTCGTTTGAGGAGTTCCGCAGGGACAAGATGCACGTCTGGACGCGCGAGAGCTACGTCTTTGAAG GCTGCGACGATTATGCAGAGTTTGAGAAGGTCGAGAAGGAAGATGCAAACGGTCACGAGGAGAAGGACGATGTTGCCAAGTAG